A stretch of the Filimonas lacunae genome encodes the following:
- a CDS encoding peroxiredoxin — protein sequence MSLRLGDTAPNFKAQTTIGEIDFHEYLGDGWGILFSHPADYTPVCTTELGKTALLQEEFAKRNVKVLALSVDPLDKHHGWVNDINETQNVSVGFPIIADDNREVATLYDMIHPNASATATVRSLFVIGPDKKIKLTLTYPASTGRNFQEVLRVIESLQLTAEYSVATPADWKSGEDVIVVPAVSTEDAIQKFPKGVKVVKPYLRYTPQPNK from the coding sequence ATGAGCTTACGTTTAGGGGATACAGCCCCCAATTTTAAAGCACAGACTACAATAGGAGAGATCGATTTTCATGAATATCTTGGCGATGGATGGGGTATTTTATTCTCTCATCCTGCTGATTATACACCGGTGTGTACCACCGAGTTAGGTAAAACCGCATTGTTGCAGGAAGAGTTTGCTAAACGTAATGTAAAAGTGCTGGCATTAAGTGTTGACCCCCTGGATAAACACCATGGCTGGGTAAATGATATTAATGAAACACAGAACGTTTCAGTAGGTTTTCCTATTATTGCAGACGATAACAGGGAAGTGGCTACTTTATATGACATGATTCACCCTAATGCATCAGCTACCGCCACCGTGCGTTCGCTGTTTGTAATAGGGCCTGACAAGAAGATAAAGTTAACACTGACTTACCCTGCCTCAACAGGCAGAAACTTCCAGGAAGTACTGCGCGTGATTGAATCACTGCAATTAACCGCAGAATACAGTGTGGCCACGCCAGCTGACTGGAAATCAGGAGAAGATGTTATTGTGGTTCCGGCTGTTAGCACAGAAGATGCCATTCAAAAATTCCCTAAGGGAGTAAAAGTGGTAAAACCTTATCTGCGTTATACGCCGCAGCCTAACAAATAA
- a CDS encoding polysaccharide deacetylase family protein: MYLVTSPWWLRKLYAPALTWQMPDSGKVLYLTFDDGPHEQATPFVLDQLKAWNAKGTFFCIGKNVQQHRDIYTRILDEGHAIGNHTQNHVNGWKTVDEKYIADINEAAKYIDSNLFRPPYGRISRFQANFLHNIARPAYRIIMWSVLSGDFDRKLKPERCLDNVLMNARPGSIVVFHDSTKAWDRMSFALPRVLEHFAGQGYVFKSL, encoded by the coding sequence ATGTATCTGGTAACATCGCCCTGGTGGCTTCGTAAACTCTATGCCCCCGCGCTAACCTGGCAGATGCCCGACAGCGGGAAAGTGTTATACCTCACTTTTGATGATGGTCCGCACGAGCAGGCCACCCCTTTTGTGCTGGATCAGCTAAAGGCCTGGAATGCCAAAGGCACTTTTTTTTGCATTGGCAAAAATGTGCAGCAGCACCGGGATATTTATACGCGCATACTGGATGAAGGCCATGCTATTGGCAACCACACACAAAACCATGTAAACGGCTGGAAAACAGTCGATGAGAAATATATCGCAGATATTAACGAAGCGGCTAAATATATTGATAGCAACCTGTTTCGCCCACCTTATGGCCGCATTAGCCGCTTTCAGGCCAATTTCCTGCACAATATTGCCCGGCCTGCCTACCGCATTATTATGTGGAGTGTGTTAAGCGGCGATTTTGACAGAAAACTGAAACCGGAACGTTGTTTGGATAACGTATTAATGAATGCCCGGCCTGGTAGCATTGTGGTATTTCACGATAGCACAAAGGCATGGGACAGGATGAGTTTTGCCCTGCCACGGGTGTTAGAGCATTTTGCGGGGCAGGGATACGTTTTTAAAAGTTTGTAA
- a CDS encoding TolC family protein, which yields MKFIIYFLLFFTLSWQACTTAQKTQIPDKVNIPDSFAHAPKADSSSIAQMQWKQFFADTFLQHLIDTALHNNPDILIAFQHIETARAMAVSARNATLPSLNGVISAGVDNYGDYTMNGVGNYDTNLSPNISKDQTIPDPTADFFIGLRSSWEVDVWGKLKNRKKTALAKLAASEKARQLATTLLVAQVAGYYYQLLALDNDIKIINHNTTLQEEALEIVKVQKEGGRATELAVQQMEAQLYNTRTFGYKAKQEIALAEFQLNYLLGRFPQAVPRDTIFTQQHLPQQLQTGLPSALLLQRPDIQEAEWQLLAAKADVASARAAFMPGFQITPYAGFNAFKAALLFNGGSLAWGALGSLTAPLFNQKQIKAAHLIAVAQNKEAYYHYNKVILNSFREVGSTIQQLENNSAMVTLKQKQVTALEQAVASSRDLYLAGYASYLEVITAQKGVLDAQLELNDARKNQLTYTIDLYRSLGGGWQ from the coding sequence ATGAAGTTTATTATATATTTTCTATTATTCTTTACACTCAGCTGGCAGGCCTGCACTACAGCTCAAAAAACACAGATACCGGATAAGGTAAACATTCCCGATTCCTTTGCACACGCCCCAAAGGCCGACAGCAGTAGCATTGCACAAATGCAATGGAAGCAGTTTTTTGCCGATACGTTTTTACAACACCTTATCGACACAGCCTTGCACAACAACCCCGATATATTAATAGCCTTTCAGCATATAGAAACCGCACGGGCTATGGCAGTAAGCGCGAGAAACGCCACATTGCCTTCGCTCAACGGCGTAATATCTGCCGGGGTAGATAATTATGGCGATTATACCATGAATGGTGTAGGCAACTACGACACCAACCTATCGCCTAATATTTCCAAAGACCAAACCATTCCCGATCCTACCGCCGATTTTTTCATAGGCCTGCGCAGCAGCTGGGAAGTGGATGTATGGGGCAAACTAAAAAACCGCAAAAAAACCGCATTGGCCAAACTGGCCGCTTCTGAAAAAGCCAGGCAACTGGCCACCACATTATTGGTGGCCCAGGTGGCAGGTTACTACTACCAGTTACTGGCATTGGATAATGATATAAAAATTATTAACCACAACACCACGCTCCAGGAAGAAGCCCTGGAAATAGTGAAAGTGCAGAAAGAGGGTGGCCGTGCTACCGAGTTGGCGGTACAGCAAATGGAAGCACAACTGTATAACACCCGCACTTTTGGGTATAAAGCCAAACAGGAAATAGCCCTGGCTGAGTTCCAGCTCAATTACCTGCTGGGCCGCTTTCCGCAAGCCGTGCCACGCGATACCATTTTTACACAACAACATTTACCGCAACAACTGCAAACAGGTCTTCCTTCTGCCTTGTTGTTACAACGTCCCGACATACAGGAAGCCGAATGGCAACTATTAGCAGCCAAAGCAGATGTGGCCAGCGCACGTGCCGCCTTTATGCCTGGTTTTCAAATCACTCCCTATGCCGGCTTCAATGCCTTTAAAGCAGCCTTGCTGTTTAACGGTGGCTCGCTGGCCTGGGGTGCCCTTGGTAGCCTTACCGCTCCACTGTTTAACCAAAAACAGATAAAAGCCGCCCACCTGATAGCAGTAGCGCAAAACAAAGAAGCGTATTACCATTACAATAAGGTAATACTCAACAGCTTTCGCGAAGTGGGCAGCACCATACAGCAACTGGAAAACAACAGCGCCATGGTTACGCTGAAACAAAAGCAGGTAACCGCACTGGAGCAGGCTGTGGCTTCTTCCCGCGATCTGTACCTGGCCGGTTATGCCTCCTACCTGGAAGTGATCACCGCCCAGAAAGGCGTTTTGGATGCACAGCTGGAACTCAACGATGCCCGCAAAAACCAGCTTACTTATACTATTGACCTTTACCGCTCGTTGGGTGGGGGCTGGCAATAA
- a CDS encoding efflux RND transporter periplasmic adaptor subunit, whose amino-acid sequence MTILYMCACKTGNTADTGITEVPSVPVIQILQKDTNVHSNYVTAIEAKRNVEIRAKVPGFLEKIYIDEGQHVQQGQLLFKINDRDMSIALDRAKASLSNMQAEALSASLEMERVQLLVNKKVIAQSELELAKAKVKAAEARVSEARAATSEAEQRVAYTSVYAPFSGIIDRIPLRSGSLLDQGSLLTTVSDLDQVHAYFNVSENEYLQMMQDSKSKDAMLGNKVQLILANNTAYPHEGKIEAVEGEFDQGTGSIAFRATFPNPGRLLKHGSSGKIQITTPVRQALLIPNKAVFEIQDKNYVYVVDKQNKVKMKNFVPKIRLSDCYIVQSGLTSGESIVLEGVQTLRDGVLIQPVVNNNDSLIARK is encoded by the coding sequence ATGACTATACTATACATGTGTGCCTGTAAAACCGGTAATACTGCCGACACAGGCATTACAGAAGTTCCATCTGTTCCTGTAATACAAATACTGCAAAAAGATACCAACGTACATAGCAACTATGTTACCGCTATAGAAGCCAAACGTAATGTGGAAATACGCGCTAAAGTGCCCGGCTTTTTAGAAAAGATTTATATAGATGAAGGCCAGCATGTGCAACAGGGCCAGTTGTTATTTAAAATAAACGACCGGGACATGAGCATTGCCCTGGACAGGGCCAAAGCCAGCCTTTCTAACATGCAGGCAGAAGCGCTGAGCGCCAGCCTGGAAATGGAGCGGGTGCAATTGCTGGTAAATAAAAAAGTAATAGCCCAGTCGGAGCTGGAACTGGCAAAAGCGAAAGTAAAAGCTGCCGAAGCACGCGTAAGCGAAGCACGTGCAGCTACCAGTGAAGCAGAACAAAGAGTGGCTTATACCTCTGTTTATGCACCTTTTTCCGGTATCATTGACCGCATTCCTTTACGCAGTGGCAGCCTGTTAGATCAAGGCTCCCTGTTAACTACGGTATCCGACCTGGACCAGGTACATGCCTACTTTAATGTATCGGAAAACGAATACCTGCAAATGATGCAGGACAGTAAAAGCAAAGATGCCATGCTAGGTAACAAAGTGCAGCTGATACTGGCCAACAATACTGCTTACCCACACGAGGGCAAGATAGAAGCAGTAGAAGGCGAGTTTGACCAGGGCACCGGTTCTATTGCCTTCCGGGCAACCTTCCCTAACCCCGGCCGTTTGTTAAAACATGGCTCCAGTGGCAAAATACAAATTACCACTCCCGTACGCCAGGCTTTACTGATTCCCAACAAAGCGGTGTTTGAAATACAGGATAAAAACTACGTGTACGTAGTAGACAAACAAAACAAAGTGAAGATGAAAAACTTTGTACCTAAAATACGTTTGTCTGATTGTTACATTGTGCAAAGTGGCCTTACCAGTGGCGAAAGCATTGTGCTGGAAGGCGTGCAAACACTGCGCGATGGCGTGCTGATACAACCGGTTGTTAACAACAACGATAGCCTTATAGCCCGTAAATAA
- a CDS encoding efflux RND transporter permease subunit: MVETFIRRPVLSLVISLIICLLGALAIFTLPVTQFPDIVPPSVTVTAKYTGANAEVCTKAVATPLERAINGVPGMTYMSSVSGNNGTTLIQVFFQVGTDPDLAAVNVQNRVTTVLDELPEEVIKSGVTTEKEVNSMLLYLNVISHDKDMDEEFIYNFADINVLQELKRIDGVGFAEIMGAREYSMRVWLRPDRMLSYNVSTEEIIESLRKQNVEAAPGKTGEGSGKEAYAQEYVLKYTGKFYEPSQYENIVIRAEENGTILRLKEVADVEFGTLSYGMVSKTDGGPSASIMIKQRPGSNASDVIASIKNKMKELKAESFPPGMDYNYAYDVSRFLDASIHEVMRTLVEALVLVFIVVFIFLQDFRSTLIPALAVPVALVGTLAFMQAMGFSINLLTLFALVLAIGIVVDNAIVVVEAVHVKMTEHHMSPMEATISAMREITGAIIAITLVMSAVFVPVAFLSGPVGVFYRQFSLTLAVAIVISGINALTLTPALCALLLKHQAPSPKKNWLQRFFGSFNKVYDKTENSYRKRVTKIAGKKWVTVAMLLFFVVSTWGIAKVLPSGFIPTEDQGMIYVNVTTPPGASVSRTEKVLDDITIATRKVKSAENISTLAGYSLVNEIAGASYGMAMINLKSWDHRKESVKEVIAELEHNTRHIKDATIEFFPPPTVPGFGNASGFELRLLDKGKSSDLSRTATVTQDFITALKQEKAISSAFTSFDASFPQYMIHIDEEMAAKKGVTADNAMQTLQTLLGSYYATNFIRFGQMYKVMVQAYPNYRARPEDILELYVKNNKGEMVSYATFTTLERVYGPEQLTRYNMYTSALVNGDAAPGYSSGDAIAAIEKVAAKKLPKGYAYEWSGMTREQILSGNQAAYVFLLCLLFVYLLLAAQYESFLLPLAVILSLPTGVFGAFLLLKLTGLENNIYAQVALVMLIGLLGKNAILIVEFAIQRNKEGISVMQAALEGAVSRLRPILMTSFAFIAGLIPLCIASGAGAMGNRSIGTAAAGGMLLGTLFGLVLVPGLYVLFAPKKKEQPTQAH, from the coding sequence ATGGTTGAAACTTTTATCAGAAGGCCTGTGTTATCACTGGTCATCTCGCTTATTATATGCTTGTTGGGAGCGCTGGCTATTTTTACATTGCCGGTAACGCAATTCCCCGACATTGTACCCCCTTCCGTAACGGTAACCGCCAAGTACACCGGCGCCAATGCCGAAGTGTGCACCAAAGCCGTTGCCACTCCATTAGAAAGAGCTATTAACGGAGTGCCAGGTATGACGTATATGTCATCCGTATCCGGCAACAACGGCACCACTTTAATACAAGTGTTCTTCCAGGTAGGTACCGATCCCGATCTTGCCGCGGTGAACGTTCAAAACCGTGTAACAACGGTATTAGATGAGCTTCCCGAAGAAGTAATTAAATCAGGGGTTACTACTGAAAAAGAGGTAAACAGTATGCTGTTATACCTTAACGTTATCAGCCACGACAAAGACATGGACGAAGAGTTCATTTACAACTTTGCCGACATTAACGTATTGCAGGAGCTGAAACGTATTGATGGTGTGGGCTTTGCAGAAATCATGGGCGCCCGCGAATACTCTATGCGTGTGTGGCTGCGTCCTGATCGCATGTTGTCCTACAACGTATCTACCGAAGAAATTATAGAATCGCTGCGCAAACAAAACGTAGAAGCTGCCCCCGGCAAAACCGGTGAAGGATCAGGCAAAGAAGCCTACGCGCAGGAATACGTATTAAAATATACAGGCAAATTTTACGAGCCTTCTCAATACGAAAACATTGTAATACGTGCCGAAGAAAACGGCACTATACTGCGTTTGAAAGAAGTGGCCGATGTAGAATTCGGCACACTCAGTTATGGCATGGTATCTAAAACCGACGGCGGCCCCTCGGCCTCTATTATGATTAAGCAGAGGCCAGGGTCTAACGCCAGCGATGTCATTGCCAGCATCAAAAACAAGATGAAAGAGCTGAAAGCAGAAAGCTTTCCTCCGGGCATGGATTATAACTATGCCTATGATGTATCGCGCTTTTTAGATGCCAGTATACATGAGGTAATGCGTACCCTGGTAGAAGCATTGGTACTCGTATTTATAGTAGTATTCATTTTCCTGCAGGATTTCAGAAGCACCCTTATTCCCGCATTGGCGGTACCCGTTGCCCTGGTAGGCACACTCGCCTTTATGCAGGCCATGGGCTTTTCTATTAACCTGCTTACGCTGTTTGCCCTGGTACTGGCCATAGGCATTGTGGTAGATAACGCCATAGTAGTGGTAGAAGCTGTTCACGTAAAAATGACGGAACATCATATGTCGCCTATGGAAGCTACCATCAGCGCCATGCGTGAAATAACAGGAGCCATCATTGCCATTACCTTAGTAATGAGTGCCGTGTTTGTGCCCGTAGCCTTTTTATCAGGCCCTGTGGGTGTATTCTACCGCCAGTTCTCACTTACACTCGCTGTGGCCATTGTTATTTCCGGCATCAACGCCCTTACGCTCACACCGGCATTGTGTGCATTGTTGCTAAAACATCAGGCTCCATCGCCAAAGAAAAATTGGTTACAACGCTTCTTTGGTTCGTTTAATAAGGTATACGACAAAACCGAAAACAGCTACCGTAAAAGGGTTACTAAAATCGCTGGCAAAAAATGGGTTACCGTTGCCATGCTGTTATTCTTTGTAGTAAGCACCTGGGGCATTGCTAAGGTGTTGCCTTCCGGCTTCATTCCTACCGAAGATCAGGGCATGATATACGTAAACGTAACCACACCGCCCGGTGCATCTGTATCGCGTACCGAAAAAGTACTGGATGATATTACCATTGCTACCCGTAAAGTAAAGAGTGCCGAAAACATAAGCACGCTCGCCGGCTATAGCCTGGTAAACGAAATAGCAGGCGCCAGTTACGGTATGGCAATGATTAACCTGAAAAGCTGGGATCACCGTAAAGAATCAGTGAAAGAAGTAATAGCCGAACTGGAACACAACACACGCCACATCAAAGATGCAACTATCGAATTCTTTCCACCGCCAACCGTACCCGGCTTTGGTAACGCCAGTGGTTTTGAACTACGTTTACTGGACAAAGGCAAAAGCAGCGACCTTTCGCGCACCGCCACTGTTACACAAGACTTTATCACTGCCCTGAAACAGGAGAAAGCCATCAGTAGCGCCTTTACCAGCTTTGATGCCAGCTTCCCGCAATACATGATTCATATTGATGAAGAGATGGCGGCTAAAAAAGGGGTTACTGCAGATAATGCCATGCAAACCCTGCAAACATTATTAGGCAGCTATTATGCTACCAACTTCATACGCTTTGGCCAGATGTATAAGGTAATGGTGCAGGCTTATCCTAATTACCGCGCACGTCCCGAAGACATACTAGAGTTGTATGTAAAAAACAACAAGGGAGAGATGGTATCGTACGCCACCTTTACTACATTGGAAAGGGTGTATGGCCCCGAGCAGTTAACACGTTATAACATGTACACCTCAGCCCTGGTAAATGGCGATGCCGCTCCGGGTTACAGTAGTGGCGATGCCATTGCTGCTATTGAAAAAGTAGCCGCTAAAAAACTGCCTAAAGGCTACGCCTATGAGTGGTCGGGCATGACGCGTGAACAGATATTATCCGGTAACCAGGCAGCCTATGTATTCCTGTTATGTTTATTGTTCGTGTACCTGCTACTGGCCGCCCAATACGAAAGCTTTCTATTGCCTTTAGCAGTAATTCTATCCCTGCCTACAGGTGTGTTTGGGGCCTTCCTGTTATTAAAGTTAACCGGGTTGGAAAACAACATCTATGCCCAGGTAGCATTGGTAATGCTGATAGGTTTGTTAGGCAAGAATGCTATCCTGATAGTAGAGTTTGCTATACAGCGTAATAAAGAAGGCATATCTGTGATGCAGGCAGCCCTGGAAGGCGCCGTATCCCGCTTACGTCCTATCCTGATGACTTCGTTTGCCTTTATTGCCGGTTTAATACCCTTGTGTATTGCTTCCGGTGCAGGTGCCATGGGCAACCGTTCTATAGGTACGGCCGCAGCAGGTGGTATGTTATTAGGCACTCTTTTCGGCCTGGTGCTGGTGCCGGGTTTGTATGTATTGTTTGCTCCTAAAAAGAAAGAACAACCCACACAAGCTCATTAA
- a CDS encoding RluA family pseudouridine synthase, which produces MKQVLTADNIIFENDQFIAINKPSGLLSVPDRKQSEPSLKDMLLAKYGSIFTVHRLDKDTSGVIVFAKDEETHKALSALFEGREVEKYYQGMVYGIPYPEKGSVDAAIMEHPAGNGKMITHAKGKASLTDYEVQQAFRLYSWLKFQIHTGRTHQIRVHMQHLGHAIVCDDLYSNGEPIFISALKKKNYNLNKNELNERPILGRLALHSWLLKFELNGEVFELEAPLPKDLRATLQQLEKHQR; this is translated from the coding sequence ATGAAGCAAGTTCTCACTGCCGATAATATCATATTTGAAAACGATCAGTTCATTGCTATTAACAAGCCTTCCGGCTTATTAAGTGTGCCTGACCGCAAGCAATCAGAACCATCGTTAAAAGACATGCTGCTGGCTAAGTATGGCAGCATCTTTACCGTTCACCGCCTGGATAAAGACACCAGTGGTGTTATTGTATTTGCCAAAGACGAAGAAACCCATAAAGCCTTATCAGCCCTGTTTGAAGGCCGGGAAGTAGAAAAATACTACCAGGGTATGGTGTATGGTATTCCTTACCCCGAAAAAGGTAGTGTAGATGCCGCTATTATGGAGCATCCTGCCGGTAATGGCAAAATGATCACCCATGCCAAAGGCAAGGCGTCGTTAACCGATTACGAGGTGCAACAGGCTTTCCGTTTGTATTCCTGGTTAAAGTTTCAGATACACACCGGCCGCACCCACCAGATTCGAGTACATATGCAGCACCTGGGCCACGCCATTGTTTGCGATGATTTATACAGTAACGGAGAGCCTATTTTCATCTCTGCGCTGAAAAAGAAAAATTATAACCTGAATAAAAACGAGTTGAATGAGCGCCCGATATTAGGCAGGCTGGCCCTCCATTCCTGGTTATTAAAATTTGAGCTGAACGGAGAAGTTTTTGAACTGGAAGCCCCTCTACCAAAAGACTTGCGGGCCACCTTACAACAATTGGAAAAGCATCAGCGCTAA
- the dinB gene encoding DNA polymerase IV: MSVQRYIAHFDLDSFFVSVEVLRDPSLKGKAVIVGGSVDRGVVAACSYAARQFGVHSAMPMKRAMQLCPHAIVLKGTRGEYSRYSRMVTEIIAAKAPLFEKASIDEFYVDLTGMDRFFNPYQWTIALRQEITETTQLPISFGLATNKMVAKIATDEAKPNGYLYVHPGMEQAFLAPLAVNKIPGVGKQTFATLQTMNIQKIGDILQYTPEQLERKLGKYGSELHQKALGLHFGEVVNEHEAKSISTENTFEENIADLEFLHAQLVRMTERVAYELRQEDKLAGCITVKIRYPDFSTTSRQTTVSYTFSDDELIAAAMDLFEKLHKKGAPIRLLGVRLTDFVSHGMQGNLFEDTTKKSNLYKAIDDVKNKFGKMALNKARTVPLPRKEEPGKEEEK; encoded by the coding sequence ATGAGCGTTCAACGTTATATTGCCCATTTTGATCTGGACTCGTTTTTTGTGAGTGTGGAAGTGCTGCGCGATCCATCGTTAAAAGGTAAAGCGGTGATTGTGGGCGGCTCGGTAGATCGGGGGGTGGTGGCTGCCTGTAGCTACGCTGCCCGGCAGTTTGGCGTGCATAGTGCCATGCCTATGAAACGGGCTATGCAGTTATGTCCGCATGCGATTGTATTAAAAGGTACGCGGGGCGAATACAGCCGTTATTCCCGTATGGTTACCGAAATTATTGCCGCCAAAGCGCCTTTGTTTGAAAAGGCTTCTATTGATGAGTTTTATGTGGACTTAACCGGGATGGATCGCTTTTTTAATCCTTATCAATGGACAATTGCCCTGCGGCAGGAGATTACGGAAACTACCCAACTGCCTATTTCATTCGGGCTGGCTACCAATAAAATGGTAGCAAAGATTGCCACAGACGAAGCCAAGCCCAACGGTTACCTATATGTACATCCCGGTATGGAACAGGCTTTTCTGGCACCGCTGGCGGTGAATAAAATTCCGGGTGTGGGTAAGCAAACCTTTGCTACCCTGCAAACGATGAACATTCAAAAGATCGGTGACATTTTACAATATACACCTGAACAGCTGGAACGTAAGCTGGGTAAATACGGCAGCGAGCTGCATCAGAAAGCGCTGGGGCTGCATTTTGGAGAAGTGGTGAACGAACATGAAGCCAAATCTATTTCTACAGAAAACACGTTTGAAGAAAACATCGCCGACCTGGAATTCTTACACGCGCAGCTGGTGCGGATGACAGAGCGGGTGGCGTATGAACTGCGGCAGGAAGATAAACTGGCGGGATGTATTACCGTGAAAATAAGGTACCCCGATTTTTCCACTACCTCGCGGCAAACAACTGTATCCTATACATTTAGCGATGACGAGCTGATTGCAGCTGCTATGGATTTGTTTGAGAAACTACATAAAAAAGGAGCGCCTATACGCTTACTGGGCGTGCGGTTAACCGATTTTGTAAGTCATGGTATGCAGGGGAATTTATTTGAGGATACCACTAAAAAATCCAACCTGTATAAGGCTATTGATGATGTAAAGAATAAGTTTGGAAAAATGGCTTTGAATAAGGCACGCACTGTTCCCTTGCCTAGGAAAGAGGAACCCGGAAAGGAGGAGGAAAAATAA
- a CDS encoding pseudouridine synthase: MSKQSFEKFINKSKGAKKKEEIRQDKRKFKQEQKVKGEEMNRLNEDKYRAVTSDTRRKPASTADSQAPKGKGPKASSRTAPAKESSRKEWKSEKPVKKDKKPFAAGEAQPDADRTTKGAPAKKSRPAEEKAGKPVAKKSEEDDNGNEIMPLNKFIAHSGVCARREAAGLVKEGVVVVNGNKILEPGFKVSASDKITVKGKLLFLQKNLVYVLLNKPKDFLTTAKDPQGRKTVLDLVKGATQERIYSVGRLDRNTTGVLLLTNDGELAQKLTHPSYEIKKIYEVRLDKPVLKKDLESIASGITLEDGFIHADSVGYVDPKDKSVVGIEIHSGRNRIVRRIFEHLGYDVKNLDRVLFANLTKKNVERGKWRLLTEKEIRLLKYMNQSFVKKKEKKEAQ, from the coding sequence ATGAGCAAACAATCGTTTGAGAAGTTCATTAACAAGAGCAAAGGCGCGAAGAAAAAAGAGGAAATTCGCCAGGACAAAAGGAAGTTCAAGCAAGAACAAAAAGTCAAGGGCGAAGAAATGAACCGCCTGAATGAAGACAAATACCGCGCAGTAACTTCCGATACCCGCCGCAAACCTGCCAGCACAGCCGACAGCCAGGCTCCTAAAGGCAAAGGCCCCAAAGCCAGCAGCCGTACCGCTCCCGCAAAAGAAAGCAGCCGCAAAGAATGGAAAAGTGAAAAACCTGTAAAAAAGGACAAAAAGCCTTTTGCTGCCGGGGAAGCACAACCAGATGCGGACCGCACCACTAAGGGCGCCCCTGCTAAAAAAAGCAGGCCGGCAGAAGAAAAAGCGGGCAAGCCTGTAGCTAAAAAATCAGAGGAAGACGATAACGGCAACGAAATAATGCCATTGAATAAATTTATTGCTCACTCTGGTGTTTGCGCCCGTCGCGAGGCCGCCGGCCTTGTGAAAGAAGGGGTAGTGGTTGTAAATGGCAATAAAATATTAGAACCAGGTTTTAAGGTATCTGCCAGTGATAAAATCACTGTTAAAGGCAAATTGCTGTTCCTGCAAAAGAACCTGGTGTATGTGTTACTGAACAAGCCTAAAGATTTTTTAACCACCGCTAAAGATCCACAAGGCCGTAAAACCGTGCTGGACCTGGTAAAAGGCGCTACACAGGAACGTATTTATTCCGTAGGCAGGCTCGACCGCAATACCACGGGCGTATTGTTGTTAACCAACGATGGTGAGCTGGCACAAAAGCTAACGCACCCTTCTTACGAAATCAAGAAAATATACGAAGTAAGACTGGACAAGCCCGTTCTGAAAAAAGACCTGGAATCTATTGCATCCGGTATTACCCTGGAAGATGGTTTTATACATGCTGACTCTGTAGGTTATGTTGACCCAAAAGACAAATCAGTAGTAGGTATTGAAATTCATAGCGGACGTAACCGTATTGTACGCCGCATTTTTGAGCACCTGGGTTATGATGTAAAAAACCTGGATCGTGTTCTTTTTGCCAACCTTACCAAAAAGAATGTAGAGCGTGGCAAATGGCGTTTATTAACCGAAAAAGAAATACGCCTGCTCAAATACATGAACCAGAGTTTTGTGAAAAAGAAAGAAAAAAAGGAAGCCCAATAA